In Accipiter gentilis chromosome 17, bAccGen1.1, whole genome shotgun sequence, one DNA window encodes the following:
- the SMAP2 gene encoding stromal membrane-associated protein 2 isoform X2, with protein sequence MTGKSVRDVDRYQAVLASLLVEEENKYCADCQAKGPRWASWNIGVFICIRCAGIHRNLGVHISRVKSVNLDQWTQEQIQKEKDDKWKRSNETVSERKLEPIIFEKVKMPQKKEETQQSRKSSPKSTEPVMDLLGLDAPVTTTVTNGRPSSLEKDLDLFASVGSNSDSRKVTGSMPTSGSAGSVPENLNLFPEPGGKGEEVGKKQLSKDSILSLYGSQTPQLPAQGAMFMAPAQMAYPAAAYTSFPGVAPSSSMMGGMMAPSVGMMAQPGAAGVVTPMAIPAGYVGNVQAAVIGVPNGMMAAQQAGYVAGMAAVPQPVYGVQPAQQLQWNIAQMTQQMAGMNFYGANGMMGYGQSMGGGGAQGSNQSLSTPMWK encoded by the exons ATGACGGGCAAGTCGGTTCGCGACGTGGACCGGTACCAGGCGGTGCTGGCCAGCCTGCTGGTGGAGGAGGAGAACAAGTACTGCGCCGACTGCCAGGCCAAAG GACCACGATGGGCATCCTGGAATATCGGTGTATTCATCTGTATTCGGTGTGCTGGGATCCACAGGAACCTAGGAGTTCATATATCCAGAGTGAAATCTGTCAATCTTGACCAGTGGACACAAGAACAGATACAG aaagaaaaggatgaCAAATGGAAAAGGAGTAATGAGACAGtatcagaaagaaaactggaacctaTCATCTTTGAGAAGGTGAAAATG cctcaaaagaaagaagaaacgcAGCAGTCTAGAAAAAGTTCTCCTAAATCTACTGAACCAGTAATGGACTTGCTAGGACTTG ATGCTCCTGTGACAACCACCGTTACGAACGGCAGGCCTAGCAGCTTGGAGAAGGATCTTGATCTTTTCGCATCGGTGGGATCAAACTCTGACTCCAGGAAG GTCACTGGCTCTATGCCGACGTCTGGAAGTGCCGGTTCTGTTCCCGAAAACCTGAATCTCTTCCCTGAGCCAGGAGGCAAAGGAGAAGAAGTGGGGAAGAAGCAGCTCTCTAAAGACTCTATCCTGTCCTTGTACGGCTCTCAAACACCTCAGCTGCCTGCACAAG GAGCAATGTTCATGGCCCCAGCTCAGATGGCTTATCCTGCGGCAGCATATACCAGCTTTCCAGGAGTAGCCCCCTCCAGCAGCATGATGGGAGGCATGATGGCACCATCAGTGGGAATGATGGCCCAGcctggagctgcaggggtggTGACTCCCATGGCCATACCAGCTGGATATGTGGGTAACGTGCAGGCAGCTGTCATTGGTGTCCCCAACGGGATGATGGCTGCACAGCAGGCTGGCTACGTAGCTGGCATGGCAGCGGTTCCCCAGCCTGTCTATGGTGTGCAGCCAGCACAGCAGCTTCAGTGGAACATCGCTCAG ATGACCCAGCAGATGGCTGGGATGAACTTCTATGGAGCTAATGGCATGATGGGATATGGACAGTCAATGGGTGGAGGAGGTGCCCAGGGAAGCAATCAGTCCCTCAGCACTCCGATGTGGAAATGA
- the SMAP2 gene encoding stromal membrane-associated protein 2 isoform X1: MTGKSVRDVDRYQAVLASLLVEEENKYCADCQAKGPRWASWNIGVFICIRCAGIHRNLGVHISRVKSVNLDQWTQEQIQCMQEMGNGKANRLYEAYLPENFRRPQTDQAVESFIRDKYEKKKYMDRSIDINAFRKEKDDKWKRSNETVSERKLEPIIFEKVKMPQKKEETQQSRKSSPKSTEPVMDLLGLDAPVTTTVTNGRPSSLEKDLDLFASVGSNSDSRKVTGSMPTSGSAGSVPENLNLFPEPGGKGEEVGKKQLSKDSILSLYGSQTPQLPAQGAMFMAPAQMAYPAAAYTSFPGVAPSSSMMGGMMAPSVGMMAQPGAAGVVTPMAIPAGYVGNVQAAVIGVPNGMMAAQQAGYVAGMAAVPQPVYGVQPAQQLQWNIAQMTQQMAGMNFYGANGMMGYGQSMGGGGAQGSNQSLSTPMWK, encoded by the exons ATGACGGGCAAGTCGGTTCGCGACGTGGACCGGTACCAGGCGGTGCTGGCCAGCCTGCTGGTGGAGGAGGAGAACAAGTACTGCGCCGACTGCCAGGCCAAAG GACCACGATGGGCATCCTGGAATATCGGTGTATTCATCTGTATTCGGTGTGCTGGGATCCACAGGAACCTAGGAGTTCATATATCCAGAGTGAAATCTGTCAATCTTGACCAGTGGACACAAGAACAGATACAG TGCATGCAAGAGAtgggaaatggaaaagcaaatcGTCTTTATGAAGCCTACCTGCCAGAGAACTTCAGGCGACCTCAAACAGATCA AGCTGTGGAGAGCTTCATTCGGGataaatatgaaaagaagaaatacatggaCCGAAGTATTGACATCAATGCATTCAGG aaagaaaaggatgaCAAATGGAAAAGGAGTAATGAGACAGtatcagaaagaaaactggaacctaTCATCTTTGAGAAGGTGAAAATG cctcaaaagaaagaagaaacgcAGCAGTCTAGAAAAAGTTCTCCTAAATCTACTGAACCAGTAATGGACTTGCTAGGACTTG ATGCTCCTGTGACAACCACCGTTACGAACGGCAGGCCTAGCAGCTTGGAGAAGGATCTTGATCTTTTCGCATCGGTGGGATCAAACTCTGACTCCAGGAAG GTCACTGGCTCTATGCCGACGTCTGGAAGTGCCGGTTCTGTTCCCGAAAACCTGAATCTCTTCCCTGAGCCAGGAGGCAAAGGAGAAGAAGTGGGGAAGAAGCAGCTCTCTAAAGACTCTATCCTGTCCTTGTACGGCTCTCAAACACCTCAGCTGCCTGCACAAG GAGCAATGTTCATGGCCCCAGCTCAGATGGCTTATCCTGCGGCAGCATATACCAGCTTTCCAGGAGTAGCCCCCTCCAGCAGCATGATGGGAGGCATGATGGCACCATCAGTGGGAATGATGGCCCAGcctggagctgcaggggtggTGACTCCCATGGCCATACCAGCTGGATATGTGGGTAACGTGCAGGCAGCTGTCATTGGTGTCCCCAACGGGATGATGGCTGCACAGCAGGCTGGCTACGTAGCTGGCATGGCAGCGGTTCCCCAGCCTGTCTATGGTGTGCAGCCAGCACAGCAGCTTCAGTGGAACATCGCTCAG ATGACCCAGCAGATGGCTGGGATGAACTTCTATGGAGCTAATGGCATGATGGGATATGGACAGTCAATGGGTGGAGGAGGTGCCCAGGGAAGCAATCAGTCCCTCAGCACTCCGATGTGGAAATGA
- the SMAP2 gene encoding stromal membrane-associated protein 2 isoform X3: protein MQEMGNGKANRLYEAYLPENFRRPQTDQAVESFIRDKYEKKKYMDRSIDINAFRKEKDDKWKRSNETVSERKLEPIIFEKVKMPQKKEETQQSRKSSPKSTEPVMDLLGLDAPVTTTVTNGRPSSLEKDLDLFASVGSNSDSRKVTGSMPTSGSAGSVPENLNLFPEPGGKGEEVGKKQLSKDSILSLYGSQTPQLPAQGAMFMAPAQMAYPAAAYTSFPGVAPSSSMMGGMMAPSVGMMAQPGAAGVVTPMAIPAGYVGNVQAAVIGVPNGMMAAQQAGYVAGMAAVPQPVYGVQPAQQLQWNIAQMTQQMAGMNFYGANGMMGYGQSMGGGGAQGSNQSLSTPMWK from the exons ATGCAAGAGAtgggaaatggaaaagcaaatcGTCTTTATGAAGCCTACCTGCCAGAGAACTTCAGGCGACCTCAAACAGATCA AGCTGTGGAGAGCTTCATTCGGGataaatatgaaaagaagaaatacatggaCCGAAGTATTGACATCAATGCATTCAGG aaagaaaaggatgaCAAATGGAAAAGGAGTAATGAGACAGtatcagaaagaaaactggaacctaTCATCTTTGAGAAGGTGAAAATG cctcaaaagaaagaagaaacgcAGCAGTCTAGAAAAAGTTCTCCTAAATCTACTGAACCAGTAATGGACTTGCTAGGACTTG ATGCTCCTGTGACAACCACCGTTACGAACGGCAGGCCTAGCAGCTTGGAGAAGGATCTTGATCTTTTCGCATCGGTGGGATCAAACTCTGACTCCAGGAAG GTCACTGGCTCTATGCCGACGTCTGGAAGTGCCGGTTCTGTTCCCGAAAACCTGAATCTCTTCCCTGAGCCAGGAGGCAAAGGAGAAGAAGTGGGGAAGAAGCAGCTCTCTAAAGACTCTATCCTGTCCTTGTACGGCTCTCAAACACCTCAGCTGCCTGCACAAG GAGCAATGTTCATGGCCCCAGCTCAGATGGCTTATCCTGCGGCAGCATATACCAGCTTTCCAGGAGTAGCCCCCTCCAGCAGCATGATGGGAGGCATGATGGCACCATCAGTGGGAATGATGGCCCAGcctggagctgcaggggtggTGACTCCCATGGCCATACCAGCTGGATATGTGGGTAACGTGCAGGCAGCTGTCATTGGTGTCCCCAACGGGATGATGGCTGCACAGCAGGCTGGCTACGTAGCTGGCATGGCAGCGGTTCCCCAGCCTGTCTATGGTGTGCAGCCAGCACAGCAGCTTCAGTGGAACATCGCTCAG ATGACCCAGCAGATGGCTGGGATGAACTTCTATGGAGCTAATGGCATGATGGGATATGGACAGTCAATGGGTGGAGGAGGTGCCCAGGGAAGCAATCAGTCCCTCAGCACTCCGATGTGGAAATGA